The Branchiostoma lanceolatum isolate klBraLanc5 chromosome 3, klBraLanc5.hap2, whole genome shotgun sequence DNA segment TGAAACACCAGATACTTCGCCTTTTTGGTGAGAAAGGTGCAGCTGAGAAAGTTTGTATCAGTATCATTCCTGGGCGTTATCGCTCCTTTGCTTTCAATTGGATTACAAATAACAACGCCTACTTTGCCCTTTAAGTCTTCAAGCATGTTTGTCGTGACATCTTTATTTGCATGACTAAGCAGATTGAAACACCAGATACTTCGCCTTTTTTGTGAGAAAGGTGCAGCTGAGAAAGTTTGTATCAGTATCATCATAGTCCTGGGCGTTATcgctcctttggaggaaccctcCCTTGTCAGACACCGATGGTGTGTCAGACTCCGAAGCTTTGAAGTTTGTATATGATAACGTAATGTCAATATCAAACAACCGGCCCTAACCACTGTCCTTCCGGACCACCCCTGTGACGCTTGTGTGGCCGTTATAAGTTGACGTCGCCGGCCCGGACCAGGACAGTTCACTCCAACTGCTGACGACAGAAGACCGACATCACCATGAAGACTTTTGTAGCATTGGCGCTTCTCAGCCTTGTTTGTGTGGAGGGGTGGCTCTTCAATGACGGTACAATATTGTCCTTTTTTCACTCTTTCTCTCGTTTTTGTAGTGTTCTTGAATGCGAGAGAGATGGCAATAGATTACTTTCAATGTAGGTATGAAAAAGAGCTGTATTTCTGTAGCTGTATTTCTACAATTTCCCCAACCCCTCTATATTCTTACGTACGGAAGTTACTCAATGTGAATCTTTCTGGTCCAGTCGTTAAGCCGGAGATACACTTCAGAACATTTTAAGATCAGGTGCTTAATTTTCATCCTTCATACATGAATAATGTATTCACATATTCTATCTCCTGGCGTACCTAACGTTCTCCTGTTTCCCATGCAGACGCCGAGTGGAACGACCTCAAAGGTGACGATTATGAATGTTTTTCTAAGCTTTTATTCGCTTTAGATAAGATTAGATAATCCCATATTGCAGTGTAGTCAGTGACCGCGCTTGGCCATTGCTTTCTCATACTTAGGTATACCATCAGTTCTCTCACTTTAGTTCACGCCACGATTTTGTTAACTGCTCGACTATATCCTTGCCTCTTTGAATAGCACCTAGCTCTTCATGTTGTAAAAATGACACGATCGTTTTCCATTGTCAGTGACGTGGGGCTTGAACCAGTTGTTCAGCTCGACCGTGTTCGACTCCCTCCCCCGTACGGAGAGTGACGCCCTGGCCGACGGGTGGGTCGACTTCAGCCGCGGAGCCAGCTGTGATGGTACGTGCGACCTGATTACACAACATACTACTAGCAAGTTTGCATTGGTCGGATAAATCTATAATTGTTTTTCATATCTTTCTAACGTTAACATTTCATATTTTCGCTCGTTTACTTTTTAGGCGACTACTACCGCGGGTCCCGCTACATCAAGGACAACGACCCCGCGGTCATGCTGCTGTTCGACGATAACGGCTTCATCGCTGGAATCCAGATGGGGGTGAGTCTACGGAAGGTTTTTTATTGTATCTTAAAAATGTAAGTCACCAAAACAGGTCACTTCAGCCTAGACCGCGCTTCTTTCACAGATTGTGACATGTACCATGGCCCgagtctaatctccaagcagatctatcggtggcaatgacagtatccgaCTGGCAAAAGCAGACTGctttttgccagttggatactgtcattgccaccgcgatagatctgcttggagattagtccgAGTCAGCCATTGCGGCGTTGCCATCTGAAATCACTTCTCCAAACTTCTCAAGCTATGTAGACCTCTCTCCTTCAGACATCTATCCCTGAAAATATTCAATTATCATCTAATCGACCTCCAGGCCCGCATTGCCGAACTCCCTGCCGGTATTCCCGCTGCTCAAGTCATGAACATGTGGAACTACGATGGTGACATGTTGGTCATCACTGCTTACTTCCAAGAACCAGGTTGGTCACGCTTGCTCTAATGTCGCTTTTTTTTGGCTTGGAACCTGAAAGTCGGCATTAGAAATGCCTTGCAGAGAGAATGCACCCTGTGGttctctccgagcagaggagtggATCCGGCTGGCttatgacgtgtttttaggcgtttttgtcgggctttccattttgtcGCCACCGCTGTTGCAATTTGCACTGTTTCAACTAAATCTTGTAATTAACAATTCCATGTGTCTTTCCTTATGGCAGCGTCTGTGTGTACCGGCCGTTCGGACGCACACTTCACCCTGCATGGTACCGGCGTGGGCCTGTACCTGCAGAACGGCCCCACCCCAGAGACCGACTACGAGCTGATCCCCAGGGACGAGGTTGATATCGGCGCGACCGCCTGGACCAAGGGCGGCTGCTTCTACACCATGGGTACGCTGAGATATTTGATTAGAGATCTAGGAACAGACTGACAGAAAGTTCACCAAATCCTTAACGTTATAAGTGTATTGGAGGGGAATTGTCAAGTCGTAAAGGTCAATAACAAAGCGATGAAAAGGTCGTTCTATTACGTACTTGTGTCCTGCCGGTCAACCAAGTTTAAGGCCGTCATTTCTGCCTATAGTCTACTAATGACGATTCTAACGTAACGTAACAAAGTTTTGGGGGGAAAAATTAGGAAACTAGATCTTCCTTGGTCTAGCCCATGCACGCACACAAAGCCTTTGTACTACAAGCCAGTATGGTGAGAGAAATCTATAGGCCCAAATGTCTCAGACAAATTTAACTTTTGCCTTTTCCCCTTGTATAGGCCAGCACTACTGGTACAACACGTCCGCCAGCATGGACTGTGACGACTTCTTCCCGGTGTTCCTGCTATACAACTCCGGCAGGCTGAACGGCTTCGGCTTCGACATCAACGCCGACCTGAACAGCCCCCGCTACGAGAAACCAGAATTAGGCTCATTGAGTGTGAGTGGTCTATGATATACCATACTTCTCGCCTGTAGTCATGCATGACTGCCACATCTTCGACATAGAGAGTGGAAAGGATAGAAGTGTACTACCAGCGATACCCGTCAACACGTGCCTGTCACGCGAGTCCGTAATGCCTTTATCACCAACCACCTATATAGCAAGCACAATTAGTTTTGCCCCTTATctttatttccatgaaaaatggagatatagttttgggtgtgtctgtgtctgtctcatgtgtgtgtgcgtgtgtgtgtgtgtgtgtgtgtgtgtgtgtgtgtgtgtgtgtgtgtgtatgtgcgtgtgtgtgtgtgtgtgtttgtgtactgtaggcagcacaactcaagaacctcttgatggaatacaatgatatttggtatgtggtcagGTGTTGGGACgccgaaggtcaaggtctattttgggccccctggtataaaTCCATGCGCCTTTCCTTATGGCAGCGTCTGTGTGTACCGGCCGTTCGGACGCACACTTCACCCTGCATGGTacctgcagcagaacctccgttttttgtaccttttgacctggacgtgctatggccTTGTTTAGTAAAGGGTTGTTTGTCTCTCCTGCTGCAGGCGTTCTTCCAGGATCAGGACACCCCGGCCTGTTTTGCCCAGTCCATCCAGAAGGGCCTGACCACCATACATATCTACATGGATGATTCGCCCAGCTTCAACTTCTGTTAGACGACATCAAAAGTCACAGCAGAAATCTGAAGTCCTGCAACACCTCTACCTGGGCAGCACACAAACATGACTCCCATTAGTCGCAATGTTACTCAAAACAACACATGATGCGTTGCttcagaaataaataaaaacatgcCAATGAAACTCTGCCTTAGAACATTTTTTTACATGTCCCGAGTACGATGAGTAGGTAGgtattgtatttttcaaacGGTCTAGATGAAAAGCATATCCTTTCTTGCATATTACCTAATATAGGTGATATGCAAAAAAAGACATGCGTTTCATGAAGaccgtttgaaaaaaaaaatactggagAACGATGTTAGAGAGACTTTTTTTGGCGTAGGGTTAGCGGGAGACGTTTTTGGTCATGCGGGGTTTCCAAACAAATTcttatacacacaaacatgtacatactggAGACGTTCAGTTACCAGGTTACCAGGGATGACCCtctgtaatagccttcggctagttgggtagccctggctgtactttttctacagccaaataaataaatcaaatcaaaaattaaTTACTTCGCTATAACAATAGATTATCAGAATATTTTCGTTGGAGCCAACGATCGTTTGCCTGGACTTTATCATTATCCATTAAGAAAATGAAGTTTCGTGTTGTTGGGAAATCCTGTAGTTTTCCTACGAAAACATTTATAAAAAGGGCAATAcaacatgatgacgtcatccatatggttcCAAAtattgtatttgaaaaccttACGTTTTTAGCTACCACTATTTAGTACAAACCCAGTTCTCTCTCACTTCTTTAACCGTAAAGTAGTGCAACGTCCAATTCACTGAAATAACCGCCCCGGTAACCTTACTTGCAGTTTGCAAAGGACTGGCCTCTCATAATTCTGAAATTTTGTCGGATCTGGATTCGTAAGAATTTCGCTCATATTCAGTCACCAGTTCCTTGGGACAATGCTTACGCATAGAAAAATTATTAAAATCCTGTCGTAGTCACTACatgacaatgtacatgtactactgatACTAGCAACTACAAGAGTCCGATGTAAACCGACCAGATGGCACCGAGCTAGGTGGCACCAGGCTATAACAAATTGGTGTATGTATCTCACAGTGAAGACAGTGATCGAACACTGACGaatgacagcggatgctgtctgagacgtctgtttcaaaattttatccagttgcttgaggaactaattttggcgtatcttattaccgtGGATGCCTGACCTCCATCAACGTATCACAGAGAAGAACACAGGAGTTAATCTAAAGAACACTATCTTATCAAACATCCTCACTTATTTAGACTATCTCATTAAACATCCTCCCTTATTTGCACTAATGTATGTATCAATTCAATATAAAAAGTAGGTCATACCAAACATGTGCGTCATCAAGGAAGAAAAACATACTTACAGCCGTAGAAATAATCTACAACTAGAGTTCGgtgatcccataccttcgccgaatggtgttaac contains these protein-coding regions:
- the LOC136430129 gene encoding uncharacterized protein produces the protein MKTFVALALLSLVCVEGWLFNDDAEWNDLKVTWGLNQLFSSTVFDSLPRTESDALADGWVDFSRGASCDGDYYRGSRYIKDNDPAVMLLFDDNGFIAGIQMGARIAELPAGIPAAQVMNMWNYDGDMLVITAYFQEPASVCTGRSDAHFTLHGTGVGLYLQNGPTPETDYELIPRDEVDIGATAWTKGGCFYTMGQHYWYNTSASMDCDDFFPVFLLYNSGRLNGFGFDINADLNSPRYEKPELGSLSAFFQDQDTPACFAQSIQKGLTTIHIYMDDSPSFNFC